In Symmachiella dynata, the following are encoded in one genomic region:
- the surE gene encoding 5'/3'-nucleotidase SurE, with product MGNSRNILLTNDDGIFAPGLAALRQSLDQLGNVQVVAPASEQSGVSHSITYLEPLIIDDVYREKELFGRAVGGSPADCVKAAMLELCDPKPDLVVSGINSGSNAGINVLYSGTVAAAIEGAFFGVTSIAVSLSTHSRPDYEATAAMATDLIGQLLAGNPSPGSLWNINFPKCQADWPLGVKVVPMGLERYREMLEKRTDPRGRTYYWSGLHPEQTPPTELNSDVAALTEGFVTITPLNFNLTCTDEMQRISDIEWQLPPR from the coding sequence TTGGGAAACAGTCGAAATATCTTGCTCACCAACGACGATGGGATTTTTGCTCCGGGATTGGCGGCGCTGCGCCAGTCGCTGGATCAACTCGGAAACGTACAGGTGGTGGCGCCGGCGAGTGAACAGAGCGGTGTCAGCCACTCGATCACCTATTTGGAACCGTTGATCATCGATGATGTCTATCGCGAGAAGGAACTTTTCGGCCGCGCCGTTGGTGGGAGTCCGGCGGATTGCGTGAAAGCGGCGATGTTGGAATTGTGCGATCCGAAGCCCGATTTGGTGGTCAGCGGAATCAATTCCGGATCGAATGCGGGAATCAATGTGCTGTATTCCGGCACGGTCGCGGCTGCAATTGAAGGAGCCTTTTTCGGCGTCACATCGATCGCGGTTTCACTGTCGACTCATTCCCGCCCCGACTACGAAGCGACCGCTGCGATGGCGACCGATCTCATCGGACAATTACTCGCCGGCAACCCCTCCCCCGGTTCGCTATGGAATATCAACTTTCCCAAATGCCAAGCAGACTGGCCGTTAGGTGTGAAAGTCGTCCCCATGGGGTTGGAACGCTATCGCGAGATGCTCGAAAAACGGACCGATCCCCGTGGACGGACCTACTATTGGAGCGGTTTGCATCCCGAACAAACCCCGCCCACGGAACTGAACTCCGACGTCGCCGCCCTGACCGAAGGCTTCGTGACGATCACACCATTGAATTTCAATCTCACCTGCACCGACGAAATGCAGCGCATCAGCGACATCGAATGGCAGCTGCCGCCCCGTTGA